DNA sequence from the Coturnix japonica isolate 7356 chromosome 3, Coturnix japonica 2.1, whole genome shotgun sequence genome:
TCACTAACATCCAGCTCTTGAAAAACATTAACACCAAACAGCCCCAAGAGTGGGAATTGGTGATTTAAAGCTGTTTGGAGGTCTAACATTAATGTCATAATGCTGCAGTACCCATCTCAGCAGAACAGCGTCCCTCCTTGCAGTCTCACTGTTCCTATGCATTGCTCAGATGCACAGAAAAAGggtaaagcagaacagcagcccTTCAGTGTGTATTAATGTATACATCAATTTCTGTGTATGTACTTTAAATCTGTAACATAAATAAtgatttatgtatatatatacacatatatgtgtgtgcatatatatatatacataatacGTATATGCGCACACACAGATATATACATGTTCTATATACATGTGGGACAGCTTGTGTAAAATTCTTCAGTAATAACCCCAAATAGGGAGATGGTTTGTACCCTACACTGACAGCCAACTTTTGACTCGCCACACATGGATCACTCAGCTAGAAAACTGACTGGGTACAAGGAAAGGCCCAAGCTTGCTCTGCACAGGCAATAGCCTGCAGTCACAGACCCATCTCTGTCccaagggaaaaaatgcagtttctcaGATGAATTCAGAGTCATTCAAAATTAGATTTAAAATCCAGCACTTGGCCTTTCCCATTCAAAAGCCAGCCTTAGGCTAAGCAGCCTTGATTTAGATGAACTATCAATGTAGGCTGCAACTCAAGAGGGCTTTCACTGGTCCTAGGGCTAAAATTGGAGTTGATACCTGTGCTGCGGCTGGAGATTGcactggcagagcacagtgccCAGCTTCACCCACAGGCACTTGAGGCACTGCCCACCAGCAGGATTTTGCAGGAATTTGGAGGAATTTGCAGGAATCTATTCAGGAATTCCCACCCATTTGAATTTCTGTCCCtgtgcagcatttctgtgcagGACCCAGCATGAAGCCTATCAAAACACGGGGACATTTCATCTTCAGCCACCCGATGGTTCCAGCTAGTGTTCACAAAGTTGTCTCTCCCATAATCTCAAGTGGCTTACAAATGTCAATTCCTTGCACTTCCCTTCCAAGTGACTTCAGCTGATGCTTTTTGCTCCCTTTAGGGAGGTTAAGAAGATGCTCTGAGCTGCGTGCAGGCTTTCAGCCTGAGGTGAGTGTTGTCATTTGATATCAAGATCAAAGCTGGTGGCTTTCATTAGAAGTCTCTGAAGAGGAATCTCTGTGTACTTTCTGCTATCAGTGAATATCTGAAGGAGTTCAGCAGAGAAAACCCCTTTAGAATAACTTCAGTGCTGGAACAAGACAACGTTCTGTAATTATAAAGTTTGCAGCTTCACTCACTGGGCTATGATTCATGTAGTTCATGGCCTTGGCCACCAGCAGCTAAACCTGAGCTTTCATGTGGAGtgattgctttcagagcagagctgactgAGCAGGCCTGAGGAAACCTCAGCAAAGTAAAGAGCTCCATAGAGACTGAACATGGTTTCACCCACACCTGGATGGAAAGAGGGCAGTGGGGTTGGCAAGTCTGCAGGCTGGAGATCTGGGGATGGCAGCCTTACAGAGACAGGGACAGACTGCAGTGACAACAGGACAGATGAACACTGCTGAACATGCAGAAAGTCCCATGTGATGGATGCAGTGAGGGGAAGCATATCTGAAAAGCGAGATGCAGTGTGTCCTGCGATGTGTTTTTGAATTGGAAGTTCAATAATTTCTTCCCTAAGTAGTTCAATTGCCCGGCTAAACATGGTATCTAAAATTAGGTTCCCCTGATAAAGGCATTTTTGTCATATTTACTACATTCCTATACAGGCACTGAAAGCCAGCTATTTGGGCTGGGTAATGGAGACAAATCTGTTTGTAACTATAATGATCTGGCACTATTAGCACTGGAATTAATAGGGTTTTTTAATCTGTCTGCATCCTATGCTCATTTTTTCCATACTGAGATAGTGCCAGTGGAAGCATTACAAGGGCTATATAATTAAAACCAGAAGTGCCTTGTAGTGAACTTAACAGTAAACACTAATGGAATTTCTAGCAAAAAGTAGTGCCCTGGGGGCTAGTTGGGAATGACTCAGGAAGGACTCAGTGCTGTTGCTATTATGGATTTTAGCTGAATCTGTACGGTAGAAAGGATTCTCAACTGCTATTTATTCGTGCAAGCTGAAGTTCTCTTTAAGAGCAGTCACTGACTACCAGATAAAAGTCTATGAGGCTGGGGGCATGCCTGCCAGCTCCTGGTTCCTGCTGCATCCATCAACACTAAAATGCTTCAGAGCTGTAACAGGACTGGGTAACCCAAATAGGGCAGCACTGTCTGCTAGCAATGACCTAGAGTGCAGCTGCTGGGCCTACAGGAGGTCACTGGAGCACAGCTGTAGGTTTGAAGGGCCTGGCCTGGCAACTCTTGGGGCATATGCAGGTTTGCTGTGGCCTTGGCCAGAGCCTTGGCCTTGGCCAGAGGTGGCTGTGAGCCCCTGAGGAGCTCACCCAGGTAGGCCGCAATCCTGCTCCTCCAGCCAGCCGGGCTGCTAGAGCTCCCAGGGGCCCTGGATCACTGGCTGTAGCTCTGTTTCTTCAGGatggaaaagtgaaaataatctGCAATTAGTGGCCACAAGTATTTGCCATCATTCTCCGCTCTGGAAGAATGGAGCTGCTGCCAAGCGAGAGTACAAGCCAAAGGGTTCAGTACAACACAGGGGCCAGAGCAGTGTTTCTTAAACATAGGCTTATAGGCACACAGCATTAGTTTCCTTTTTGGCAGGTATCAGTCCTGAAAAATGTGGCAAGGAGAGCAGGATGTTCAGTCAGCCCTCTAATAACAAACAGCTGTAATAGAGTCTGGGCTTCCTGCGAGTCCCAATAAATTTTGCCACCAAGCAAACTGGAGCCAGTGCTCCAGCTCCTGTGGCTGGGAAATGTCACAGTAGAGAGAAACCCAGTGTAGTGAATTTTCAACTCCCATCTgaccttttctccttcttctctaACCTTACTTTCTTCTCTTATCTCCATGAGGACGCTGTGTGTCACGGCAGCTTTTCATAGCAGCTGGCGCTTTACCGCAACAAAAGCAGTCCCAATAAAACACTCTGTACCTAGCTGTAAAGAGGGAATCTTCAAAGGTTGCTACTGGATTTCAGAGCATGTACCCAGGAGGCAAACAGCCAGCTTGACTTGAGGGTCACCGGCACTCTTGCCACTTTTGGTAAGAAGGGAAGCTAAGGCCGAGGGCAAGCCCCCGTGCAGACCTCTGGCTAGTTACTGAAATCGTTAAACCATCCAAGATATACAGAAtacttccctcccccttccctcttttttttcattccctcATTCTTTTTAGAGAcaagcattaaaacaaaattgcagtatgctattttcagagcagctacATGTTTTTGGATTCATTGGCATCCCAGTAAAACGCTGACCTGCCAAGGGCATTTATCCCTGTATCCGTGCTCTGAAATGAGGTCCAAGTTTCACAGCCATTAGGCAGCACAGCTGATAAAGGCTGTGATTTAGAGGTTGCCTAATGGAATCCTTTTCCCTAGAAGAAATTCAGAGTAAAATCTGGAGGCAAAATAATAAGCTTTAACAACAATGTGCCAGGCTGAAGGTGAGCAGAGACGCAGCTGCCAGGCTTTCAGCCAAGCCTGCTTTAGAAGGATAAATCGGCAGCTGGCTAGGCCACTCATTCGggcaggaaaataaagctgctgGTAAGGGGCAGGAGGAACTGTGGCCTCTCTTTCCTCTGGCAACTTTGCCTTGAACAGCAGGGAGCAGGATGGGAAGGATGCCTTTGGGAAGAGGATCATAGAGGGAAGATGGCTGAAAGAGAGGAATGGATTGTGAgatttccttccctgctccacTAGGACAGAATATATCTCAGAATACACTGGTGGCAGAAGCCACCAGTGACAAACTCAATCTACTGCTCTGCTGTCCTTAGGCAGACAGCCACAGCACATTTTCTATACTGCCTGTATTCGGTTATGAGACCTGCTGACTCTATCTGCCCAGACAGctcccagaggctgtggatttGCTCTTATTAGaatgaacttttaaaagttAAGATGGAGCTTAAACAAGACTGAACAAAATGATGTGTAAGCCAGATCCTAATTACACTTGGAATACCACCCCTTTTTTAACACAAAAACCCCTCAAATGGCACTGAGGAAGGAAGGGCGTAAGGGACAAAACACAAACTAGTACCAAAGCATTACATGTTCTATGTAAAGTGAATTTATTAAAACATCGTTAATATAAAATGTGAccaagtacattttttttttttttgtaagaatgtttaataaaaacataCGAAAGAAAGAAGGAGCATCAACTTTTGtcaaagcacaggaaagacCCACCAGGATAAGTATAAAGTTCTGCAGCATGTTCTACCAGCTGGTCCCAATGTGTATCGTCAGGGTAGTGTTAGCCAATGGAGGAGACAGACAGCCCAGGTTCTGCTTTAGGAAGTTTCAATGCAGTTAGCAGAGATATGAAATCACACCCCCTCAACAGTATGAGAGTTTGCTTTAAGATCTGCCCATCCCTAAGTAAGATTAGAATACACATCTTCACACTGGATTTGAAacttttcagcagctgaatgCATAGAAAATTGGAGTCAATGAAAGGAGTAATACCCAGGGTTAGCATTTGTCAGCTTTGAAAAGGAAGTGTAAGTCAGTACTAATTACACACCTAAATCATTTTTTGCTCGAGTTGTTCTAAGCTATATTAATGCTGGATACTTGTAAGAAATCCTAAACATGGACAGCTAAGAAAAAGCAAGCTGCAAAGCCTAGGCCAACAGAAACAGTGATAGTATTTTGTGAACTGCTGAATGCGGAGACAGTATCTGTGAACGTGTACATCTCAGGAAGGATATTTAGAAGCCTCTGAATTCTATACATAAGGCTATGCAATGGCTTATACTCTGTAGCAATCTGCCCCTTTAGCTAAGAAACCTTTAAAGAAAACTCTAGAAAAGCTGGAGGTTTGGGGCTCGGTGGTTCTGTTTCTCAGAGGGCAGCTTACAGCATCTTCCTTGATCAGCAAGTAAGTTTTAATGCTCTATCAGCACACAATGCTTGTTCAGAGCAGGCAGTACAGCAATTAGAGGCAAGGACTCCTCCAGTACATTTCAAACACTTCCTGTAACAGACTTGGAGTAGGGAGAACCCTGCAGCAGCCGGTTCTGTGCATGTAACTGCCTCTGGCATTTAACCAAATGCGAATCCATGAGAAGCTCAGCACTGTCAAGGTCTAGGAGATGGTGACCTTCTTACAGCTTCGGCAGGGACCTACAAGAGCCATCAGAGCCCCGTGCTTTGCCTTCTACCCCAAACAAATGCTACGGGACTATTGCTGAGGTAAAGGGCAGGTCAGACCTTTGGCATTGGAGCAGACCACCCACTGGTTGTGCGTTGGGGGAATTAAGGCTTCGAGGTGAGGTAAACACAGTGAGAGTCAGTGTGTAAATCATGCTGCATTTCGGAGACAACAGGTTCACATGACAGCTAACCTTGTTATCTACATTTAAAACACCAAGGATCATTCGAATGCAGAACCGCTGAGGGCCACCTTGAGATGCTACTTTGCAATTGGGAAGAGAAGTAACCCAGATGTTGAATGCTGAAGAGAGAAAGTACCCACCCAGGAGGAAAAAGCACCAAAGTTGATAAGTCCTTGAGACTGTAAGTTGCTTATAGATACAAAGAAGCCTCATACTACTAGGACCTCCCATAAACATAGTGGTTTCCTGACACAAAGGTAATTCACACTGCAGCAATTACCAGCGCTGTGCTTCCAGCACTACTGTTAAGAAGAGTTATGCTCTAACAAGGAGGCAGTGAATTGTTAGGCTTATATTCCCTGAAGACAGTTTCCCCCATTCATAAGGTGATGTTCTATTTCCCTTCCCCACTTCAAGTCTTTTATCCAAAGATCAGAAACATTAattctttcctcatttctctAACACTCTTCTGGTTATTTTAGCAGATTTGTAGGGTACAAGAAGTGCTTCTTTGGATCCATCATTCTGGCAATACCTTTGCCctcttggaaagaaaagtattttcaaataaGTGATACAAAAGTTACTTCCAGACTACATGAGATACAGAAGTCAACACACTCTGTATGCTTATTTTTCATACTGCTTTTGCAAGTTACCTGAAATACAGAAtcatttgggctttttttggAACCACTGCATGTGTTATGCTATGACTTAGAGGCCACGCCAGCAAGGTTTCAATTGAAAATAACAACCCGCTCCTGTAAGTTCCACTTCTCAGATACAGAGGcgctcatttttttcctttaacatcTATTTGGTAACTTCTCCCATCCTCTCAAAACAGTCGCTACTAAAAACGTAACAGATTTCCAAAGtaaatcaaaatgaaaccaCACATCTAACActgtttaaaaaccaaaaatgcATCTGGTATTACAAAAGTTTATACAAAGGCAACATTTAAGAATTTGAAAGTTACTTCTAGAAAAAGACACAAATACTAGTAAATTAACACATGAAGAGAACGAGATCTCATTCCTTCCCCAAAATTGGTTCGGACTATTTTGATGCACCTTTTACCAGTTGTCTAGAAAATCAAAGCCAGTCTTCAAGATAACATTGCTTGTACTAgtctgcaagaggaaaaaagaaaagatgtgacTGTTAATTATGGCATTACAAACTCAGTACTTGACTACTTATCTACAAAAGAAACTTTAAGCTGTTGTCTGCCAGTATGTCAAGTCTTTCATCTTGCTTAGGATGCTTACATCTTGCTTACACTAgacatgaaaacaaaggcaaacaaGACCAAAAAGGAAGctccaaggaagaaaagaaatccttcccGTCTGCAGGCAAAAGGTAACTTTGTGCCCATGGAAAAACCCATAAAGATCAACTTTCAGaataaagagaatgaaaaacaaacaaacaatgcatTGCTAACTCAAATGGATTGCCTGCTACAGGGACAGCCAGTTGTTTCTAGAAAAGTATGTGGTTTAGACTCTGTTGACAAGCCATTTTACTTGACTATCAAGAacatgctgctcctgcagcactgcactgtcaGCTGTGATACACACCATGCTTTATTTTGGTGTTCAGGAAGACTGTTCAGGGGACACATGTGAGTCTCTAGAGTCTATTCCCACAGAGtgacttttcttcatttcccctTTCTGCAACCTCTTCCCCATCCTGGGGAAAGAAtccagaaagaggaaatgaagaaaattctttcatGCAACCCTGTCTTCTCACATTTTGATATGGTTGGTTTGCTCCTGCATGGATAGAAAACCCAGGCTTTTCAAACTATTCCAGCAAGACAGAAAGCATTCACCAAGGAATTAATACTGAACAAACCATTATGATGTAGGAAATTGTGGCAGttttaatgtaaaatgaaagaagtacTGCAGTCACAGTTTGGAGTAAAACAGCTCGagaagaagaatgtttttgctttggaaagaaaacccCACCAAAACCTAAACTAAATGCGGCACTCCAAGCACTGACGTGGCTTAAGAAATGTTCTCTCTTAAGTACTGCCACTCTCTTCACTTTCAAACATTTACCTCAGCCTGCATCTTTCTGCCCTTACATCATCTTGTTTGGAATTTAAACAATCACCAGTGTGAAAACATGGTAAGAGAAAGCTCTGTGACATGCTTAAGGTGTACAGTAATGCATCAGGCTATGTTTAAGGTGTACAGTAATGCATCAGGCTTGAGGCAGGGCTGCATTTCAAACAGAACTGCATGGCTTTGTTTCAAGAACAGTTCTTCACTTCACAGTTTTTAGGCTTTgtatctctttcttctccttccctcaccATGCCGTATCctgttgttccttttcttttctcacagatcagcatctgctttttaaatagaTCCAATGGGCTACTGAGCTGCTTAaggttcttttttgttgttatttgtttttctttaaggaaaaaaaaagccacattcaGAAGGCTATTCTGGGAGCtcattccatttccattttggactttaagagaaaatacatttaaagcCGTCCAGCTGCCTGGGACAACACACTGCAACGTGGCTGCTGGGCTTAGAGCAGCTGAGAAACAAGCTCACCATTAACTGCTATGCTGCATATAGCAAGAAAGAGTCCTAGATTTTAATTTACCTACTATTCAAGTTAAGCTTTTAGCTGTTTCAAAGAAGCATTTAGctgtttcaagaaaaaaaaagtgttttttaatttattttatacagCAAGCTCCCTACCCGAAATGGTTAAGTAGCTTGCTCTCAAGTCAGCCAATGGATGCCATGTCAGTGTTTCAGCTGTTATATTTAAATGATGCCCTTATCCTATGAACTTTACTGCATTAATAAATACTATATTGAAACAAACAATGGCAGTTGACACATTGGTTAAACAGACTTCCCTAAATTTGCAGGATAAAAAGCCAACAAGCTTATCTATGTTTTAATGCTTCGTTTCTAATCTTCCAGAATGACTTTGTCATGTTTTAATGTGTTATATGGTTTTTACATTCAAGGAAAGTGGGCACAGCAGTCTTTACCTGTCCAGGCATTTGTGGATCTGTAAGTATAGTACCATCAGTATCTTCCTTGTTTGTCCTAGAAGATGCCAGGTCCTGTGGTGGgtcaggaagaaagaaatcatctAGAGAACTAGCAGGGAGTTGAGTGGGTCGAGGTTTCTCCCATTCAAGAGATACAGAAGGTAGACTGGGGGTAACAGACTTCTCAGGTTTAGTTATGCTGGGCTTCTCAGCTTTTGCCACTTCCTTTGGAGCAGACTCTTGTCTGTAAAATGAGGGAAGGggtttctctcctttctccatGGACTTGATCTGGCTGGGGGTCAAGGACTGGAACTCAGACTTGTCTCCTTCAAACTTGGAGCGCTCTGCATTTATCTTCCAGAATGAGGACTCCTCATCCTTCCTGGGTGTTATTAACCCATCAGAGCCAGGGGTCTTAGCCTGAGAAGATTTAGGGACTTGGACACCAGGTGCTGCTTTAAGTGGCTGCCTCTGTTCATTTTGTGTCTGGGCACCACTCTGTTCTTGTATGGACAGAGATGCAATGCTGAACTCCATTTGACTCTGTTAGGgattaaaggaaagaaaaagtatttcaaagccCTTCACAAAGAAATGGTTATGAAATTCTACCAATAGCTGTGCAATTCTCATGCAGCGgatatcacagaaaaaaagcagatatcACAGAAAAGCCATTCAATTTTTTCCATAAATGTCTACCATTCTAGCTacataataattattaataaaagtCTCCATGCAGGCTAATGTAAGAGTCCCAGACCTGCTGAAAAGGAGTCAGAGGGAAAACAGAGTGATATGGttgaaaatatgatttatttgaGTTACCATCCAAGGCCCATCCAAGACAGCctatagaatcatataatcgCCAAGACTGGAAAAGAACTCTAAGAACATTCAGTCCAAgcatccacctatcaccaatatttcccactaaaccacgtccctcagaACAGCACTAAAACATTAGAATAGATGTGGATGCTTTCTGAAAGCTATACATGTTTTACAAGAGAAGATTAAGCAAATGAAACCGCAACATGCTGAAAAGGCAGTCATCCAGTACAGTCTTGATACAGTTGGCAATACATTTTAATTCCACCTACTTCCAAGACAGAGTACTAGATGTAATGAGTGTGTGTAAATCAGTAGTTTTACAATTCTAATGCCACTCTGAAGTGAGAAACAACTCCAGCAGGGCCTGTTCAACACTCACCCCAGAgctgtgtttggtttttacTTGCAATTAGGATGGCTGTGCTCATTTCTGAGAAATTACACCGAGTCAATGAAGACCACAGCTAAGGGAAGAAACGGATCCTGCAAAAGCCACCCAAGGGTGAACAGTGCTATGAAATGTTCATTTGGCTTACCACCATTTCAGCACTCTTGGCTGTCAGCTTGATAGCCTTTAGGCCAGTAAAAGTTAAGCCTTACTTCACTCTAAGGAACATTTAAGTGTTATCGTACATGGAAcattacagggaaaaaaaaaacaaaaaacaacaaaagccagTGCATTTTCAGCTAATGCTATGCTGTTGTTGACTAGATAGCAAAAATCATATGGG
Encoded proteins:
- the C3H1orf198 gene encoding uncharacterized protein C1orf198 homolog, translated to MASMAAAIAASRTAVMNGNRPLDERERKRFSYFSSLSPMARKIMAEKERIRERYGPEWERLPPRQQDEIIDKCLVEPHVQARYAAHRGTARPAAAPSSYPSLRLNTGQKVVRFGDEDITWQDEHSAPFSWETKSQMEFSIASLSIQEQSGAQTQNEQRQPLKAAPGVQVPKSSQAKTPGSDGLITPRKDEESSFWKINAERSKFEGDKSEFQSLTPSQIKSMEKGEKPLPSFYRQESAPKEVAKAEKPSITKPEKSVTPSLPSVSLEWEKPRPTQLPASSLDDFFLPDPPQDLASSRTNKEDTDGTILTDPQMPGQTSTSNVILKTGFDFLDNW